A genomic segment from Tuwongella immobilis encodes:
- a CDS encoding S26 family signal peptidase — protein sequence MSNRANAATGTKAPAEEENKSSGREVAETVVFVVVLVMLLKLFVAEAFVIPTGSMAETLWGHQKLFTCVECDHQFPVNSADEVEPNQLGMQQRVVGYTCPNCRYRSTADAIKRTQREIPNASSGDRVLVFKPQYHLNEPRRFDVPVFKYPEAPQRDYVAMNYIKRLIGLPGETIAISQGNVYATTALTYPADELTENGELRFPQPDRKQDLWNLEYTYPQSYSENDLLAKHDFRILRKSPVKMLALSRLVFDNDHQPKSLIGRGRPRWFPEHPTKWSMDDAKAPKRFAGQGEERIWLRYQHLIPNWNDPATPTEPRVITNFMGYNAGEELPGKRGPSFENEPNKWVGDLMLECDAVVGAGAQELILELSKSVDRFQAKFDLKAGTCTLVRVRATGAEDLTTIPSGVQSAGTYQLRFANYDDALTVWVNGKPLDFGPAAQYPPVLAPLEYDAEDTSKEGWVRANDLQQPASIGVIGPVAVEHLKLFRDTYYTSRSKVETYYVQPGHYFCLGDNSAASADSRSWGLVPERLLLGRALLVYYPLSRAGLIE from the coding sequence ATGTCGAATCGTGCAAATGCCGCGACGGGGACGAAAGCACCCGCCGAGGAAGAAAATAAGTCGAGCGGTCGAGAAGTCGCCGAGACGGTGGTGTTCGTGGTTGTGCTGGTGATGCTGCTCAAGCTGTTTGTGGCTGAGGCATTTGTCATTCCGACTGGTTCGATGGCCGAAACACTGTGGGGGCATCAAAAGCTGTTCACCTGTGTGGAATGCGATCATCAATTCCCGGTGAACTCGGCGGATGAAGTCGAACCGAATCAGCTTGGCATGCAGCAGCGCGTGGTCGGGTATACCTGCCCGAACTGTCGGTATCGCAGCACGGCGGACGCGATCAAACGCACGCAGCGCGAAATTCCCAACGCCAGTTCGGGGGATCGCGTGCTGGTGTTCAAGCCGCAATATCATCTGAACGAGCCGCGACGATTCGATGTGCCCGTGTTCAAATATCCCGAAGCGCCGCAGCGGGATTACGTGGCGATGAATTACATCAAACGGCTGATCGGGCTGCCGGGCGAAACCATCGCCATCTCGCAGGGCAATGTCTATGCCACGACCGCGCTGACCTATCCGGCTGATGAGCTGACCGAGAACGGCGAGCTGCGTTTTCCCCAACCCGATCGCAAGCAGGATCTTTGGAATCTGGAATACACCTATCCGCAGAGCTATTCGGAAAACGATCTGCTGGCGAAACATGACTTCCGCATTCTTCGCAAATCGCCAGTCAAAATGCTGGCGCTGTCGCGTTTGGTCTTCGACAACGATCATCAACCCAAGTCGCTGATCGGTCGGGGGCGTCCGCGTTGGTTCCCGGAGCACCCCACCAAGTGGTCGATGGACGATGCCAAGGCTCCGAAGCGATTCGCGGGGCAAGGTGAGGAACGCATCTGGTTGCGGTATCAGCATTTAATTCCGAATTGGAATGATCCAGCGACACCGACCGAGCCGCGGGTGATTACCAACTTCATGGGCTACAATGCGGGCGAAGAACTGCCTGGGAAACGCGGCCCGAGCTTCGAGAACGAGCCCAACAAATGGGTGGGCGATCTCATGCTCGAATGCGATGCCGTGGTCGGTGCCGGTGCCCAGGAGTTGATTCTGGAGTTGTCCAAGAGCGTCGATCGCTTCCAGGCCAAATTCGATCTGAAAGCTGGCACTTGCACACTGGTTCGAGTGCGTGCGACGGGTGCCGAAGACTTGACCACGATTCCCAGCGGAGTCCAATCGGCGGGCACCTATCAGTTGCGATTTGCGAATTATGATGATGCGTTGACCGTCTGGGTGAATGGCAAACCGCTCGACTTCGGACCGGCTGCCCAATATCCGCCGGTGCTTGCGCCGCTGGAATACGATGCCGAGGATACCTCCAAGGAAGGGTGGGTCCGTGCCAATGATTTGCAGCAACCCGCGAGCATCGGCGTGATCGGTCCTGTGGCCGTGGAACATCTCAAATTGTTCCGCGATACGTATTACACCAGTCGCAGCAAGGTCGAAACCTACTACGTTCAACCGGGCCATTATTTCTGTCTGGGCGATAATTCGGCAGCGAGTGCCGATAGCCGTTCCTGGGGATTGGTGCCCGAACGATTGTTGCTGGGACGAGCGTTGTTGGTATATTATCCGTTGTCGCGCGCTGGGCTGATCGAATGA
- a CDS encoding acyl-CoA thioesterase — translation MTTELPRGEISIRVRYAETDRMGFLHHANYLVYFEQARTELLREQGITYRQMEDSGYLLVLTKVEVKYKRPARYDDVLLIRTTVARISHVRIDHRYEVFIDGQLTAEGATTLACVDRDGTLQPLPDWMVNRRDPGTVPTTGT, via the coding sequence ATGACGACCGAACTTCCACGAGGTGAAATTTCGATTCGGGTGCGCTACGCCGAGACCGATCGCATGGGCTTTCTGCACCATGCCAATTATCTGGTCTACTTCGAGCAAGCCCGAACGGAACTCCTGCGAGAGCAGGGGATTACGTATCGGCAAATGGAAGATTCCGGTTATCTGCTCGTGCTAACGAAAGTGGAAGTGAAGTACAAACGACCGGCTCGGTATGACGATGTATTGCTGATTCGGACGACGGTTGCCCGAATTTCGCATGTCCGAATCGATCACCGGTACGAAGTCTTCATCGACGGCCAGCTCACCGCCGAGGGGGCGACCACCTTGGCCTGTGTGGATCGAGATGGGACGTTGCAGCCGCTTCCCGATTGGATGGTCAACCGCCGCGATCCGGGGACGGTGCCCACCACGGGAACTTAA
- a CDS encoding MotA/TolQ/ExbB proton channel family protein: MRRLLIQLVLPLAFCLVPVMAAVLIAAVIPAEAKSDYLRRVWTSPIDWLILGLGFGMFVTQMLLSWQAFQWRGRSFDERPDRWLSYLAQAAEWFPLLGLIGTVAAILQTFSSINSTVTPQEIIRKYAPAITATGSGLYMALINILPTWVVMVGRELIQTLAGRNDASNGDASSGLPGGGA, encoded by the coding sequence ATGAGACGATTGTTGATTCAGCTAGTCCTTCCCCTGGCGTTCTGCCTGGTGCCGGTCATGGCTGCGGTGCTGATTGCCGCCGTCATTCCCGCCGAGGCAAAATCGGATTATCTTCGTCGCGTCTGGACATCGCCCATTGATTGGCTGATTCTCGGACTCGGCTTCGGCATGTTCGTCACGCAGATGCTGCTCTCCTGGCAAGCCTTTCAATGGCGAGGACGATCATTCGATGAACGGCCGGATCGCTGGCTGAGCTATTTGGCCCAGGCCGCCGAGTGGTTCCCGCTGCTGGGGTTGATCGGCACCGTGGCGGCGATCTTGCAGACCTTTTCGTCGATCAATTCGACCGTCACGCCGCAAGAAATCATTCGCAAGTATGCCCCGGCGATCACCGCCACGGGGAGCGGGCTGTACATGGCACTCATCAACATCCTGCCGACGTGGGTGGTGATGGTGGGCCGTGAATTGATCCAAACCCTTGCCGGGCGGAATGATGCATCCAACGGCGATGCCTCGAGCGGACTGCCAGGAGGCGGGGCGTGA
- a CDS encoding GTPase domain-containing protein — MATTATATTTASPAKRVSIPGDALKIVLFGMPDSGKSALLGALAHAAATQERALQGRIFDLPAGMSDLRQDLTDQRYRETAEEVVPHVLRYEPFQPLDADSRWPVVLIDCNGKVAGEYLTEQKRFLANQKRGSLPHAIAEADALVLVVDGSADARRLHADFQEFSRFLQILQAYRCQRRQVGGFPVTLVLTKCDRLAQPNESANDWFHRVEHRKAEVLAEFSAFLQQSNSPFFSFGSLELGVTATAIQPPIAAQLPTASPAPAPAASPESVGTATTAPSVQSPQPPIPIGVAELFHQTFVAAKKQRLRDEHSQVRLFWTLLASTGLVAIMAIFGVLGLILNRAEEEVLLAGKVRNFQSREGQTASSRLAEAGLLRRLAELTELRNDPDFDKIPTDLRTYVTERLDEMTTYRDFRDRLIAQRPPARLQSMKDLDQLEAVLTDPRMQLPEPYRDVWAQTEASQLRAKWLKDMVLLRTAVSELSEWYDRIIRRGNALLFPNALDGAWSQQVAELLRESESLKYRETDRIGDSISLPTVEGQGITYSVAYHFDTIERRQTTWRQSRERLVQLRDMADALGILGDPRGERAVLVFPASNRDADIISQARRRLDTLQRLYPEYRQWSLGSVPDPVRPEIEKRMRAALDQLIRDGQILVERRMQQINPAGSETYADWQRLADWLSTPAIQEWRQLIDVVQRLIDPLGGEPVVQFVSFLRRNRFELVLREVKIKIPELLRDARVVPAGRLLISTSSPGGAVSTITLRPTDAGQRDRLGFYRFVVESGDPKPIYKPGDLLTAELVVRDGTRELKLSWVNQRSSVFQFDRLLQPPQLHLPTERPEAGELAPGVLLQVDPASGLPEIPELMPERR; from the coding sequence ATGGCGACGACAGCGACTGCGACAACGACGGCATCTCCTGCCAAGCGTGTGAGCATTCCGGGTGATGCGCTCAAGATTGTGCTATTCGGGATGCCCGATTCTGGGAAATCCGCGCTGCTCGGCGCGCTCGCGCATGCCGCGGCGACCCAGGAACGTGCCCTGCAAGGCCGAATCTTCGATCTCCCCGCCGGAATGAGCGATCTGCGGCAGGATCTCACCGACCAACGCTATCGGGAAACCGCCGAAGAAGTGGTTCCGCATGTGTTGCGATACGAGCCGTTCCAGCCGCTGGATGCCGATTCCCGTTGGCCGGTCGTGCTGATCGATTGCAATGGGAAGGTGGCGGGCGAGTATCTCACCGAGCAGAAGCGGTTTCTGGCGAATCAGAAACGCGGATCGCTGCCTCATGCCATTGCCGAGGCGGATGCGCTGGTATTGGTCGTGGATGGCAGTGCGGATGCGCGTCGGCTGCACGCTGATTTTCAGGAATTTTCCCGATTTTTGCAGATTCTGCAAGCCTACCGGTGCCAGCGTCGGCAAGTGGGTGGCTTTCCGGTGACGTTGGTGCTGACCAAATGCGATCGCCTCGCCCAACCGAATGAATCGGCGAACGATTGGTTCCATCGCGTGGAACATCGCAAGGCCGAAGTGCTGGCAGAATTCTCGGCATTTTTGCAACAATCGAATTCGCCCTTTTTCTCGTTCGGAAGTTTGGAACTCGGCGTGACCGCGACAGCGATTCAACCGCCGATTGCCGCCCAACTCCCGACCGCATCGCCCGCCCCCGCACCTGCCGCATCTCCCGAATCGGTGGGAACTGCGACAACCGCGCCAAGTGTGCAATCGCCGCAACCACCGATTCCAATTGGAGTTGCGGAGTTGTTCCATCAGACATTCGTCGCCGCCAAGAAACAGCGATTGCGGGATGAGCATTCGCAAGTGCGACTCTTCTGGACGCTGTTGGCATCCACCGGGTTGGTGGCGATCATGGCGATTTTTGGCGTGCTGGGCCTGATCCTCAATCGTGCGGAAGAAGAAGTGCTGCTCGCCGGGAAGGTGCGGAACTTCCAATCCCGCGAGGGGCAAACGGCGTCGAGCCGACTCGCTGAGGCCGGATTATTGCGACGATTGGCCGAACTAACCGAACTTCGAAATGACCCCGATTTCGACAAAATCCCGACCGATCTGCGGACCTATGTCACCGAACGACTCGACGAAATGACCACCTATCGCGATTTCCGCGATCGATTGATTGCCCAGCGTCCCCCCGCTCGCTTGCAATCGATGAAAGATCTGGATCAATTGGAAGCGGTGTTGACCGATCCGCGCATGCAACTTCCCGAACCCTATCGCGACGTTTGGGCGCAAACCGAGGCATCCCAACTCCGCGCCAAGTGGTTGAAAGATATGGTGTTGCTGCGAACTGCGGTCAGCGAATTGTCCGAATGGTACGATCGCATCATTCGTCGTGGCAATGCGTTACTGTTCCCGAACGCGCTGGATGGGGCGTGGAGTCAGCAAGTCGCGGAGTTACTTCGGGAATCGGAAAGTCTGAAATATCGCGAGACGGATCGGATCGGCGATTCGATTTCGCTGCCGACCGTGGAGGGGCAAGGCATCACCTATTCGGTGGCGTACCACTTCGATACGATCGAGCGGCGGCAAACCACCTGGCGACAATCGCGGGAACGCTTGGTCCAACTTCGGGATATGGCCGACGCCTTAGGCATTCTCGGTGACCCACGCGGCGAACGGGCGGTGCTGGTCTTCCCGGCATCCAATCGCGATGCGGACATCATCAGCCAAGCGCGGCGACGCTTGGACACCTTGCAGCGGTTGTATCCCGAATATCGCCAATGGAGTCTCGGTTCGGTACCCGATCCGGTGCGACCCGAAATCGAGAAACGCATGCGAGCCGCGTTGGATCAACTCATCCGCGATGGGCAAATTCTGGTCGAACGGCGCATGCAGCAGATCAACCCCGCAGGCAGCGAAACCTACGCCGATTGGCAGCGACTCGCCGATTGGCTGAGTACCCCGGCGATTCAGGAATGGCGGCAGTTGATCGACGTGGTCCAACGCCTCATCGACCCGTTGGGCGGGGAGCCGGTGGTGCAATTCGTTTCATTTTTGCGTCGCAATCGCTTCGAACTGGTGCTTCGGGAAGTGAAAATTAAGATTCCCGAACTGTTGCGAGATGCGCGGGTGGTGCCGGCGGGACGGCTGTTGATCTCCACATCGAGTCCCGGCGGGGCTGTCTCGACGATCACCTTGCGGCCAACCGATGCTGGGCAGCGCGATCGATTGGGATTCTATCGGTTCGTGGTGGAATCGGGCGATCCGAAGCCGATTTACAAGCCCGGCGATCTGCTGACTGCCGAACTGGTCGTGCGCGACGGCACCCGAGAACTGAAACTCTCCTGGGTGAATCAGCGATCCAGCGTGTTTCAATTCGATCGGTTGCTGCAACCGCCGCAATTGCATTTGCCCACGGAACGCCCCGAAGCCGGTGAGTTGGCACCGGGCGTGTTGCTCCAGGTGGATCCGGCGTCGGGATTGCCCGAAATTCCCGAGTTGATGCCCGAACGGCGATGA
- a CDS encoding calcium-binding protein translates to MQDHTQPPQLESLDSRIVPAAGATLNQGVLVIEGTNQNDIIHVLNSPTNAAQLVVSRRVGSGPTEFAYFAKAAVNAIDVRAHGGNDQVNIGVSTRASIQGGAGNDILWGGAFQDSIDGGIGDDRIYGRSGNDTLHGNDGNDLIFGDAGDDAINGGNGNDSLVGGVGNDTLRGLAGADLMWGEAGNDSLFGGTENDTLYGGDGDDRLEGEAGNDFLLGQTGNDILGGGAGNDSIQGDEGSDSIWGGDGNDVITGGLGNDLVDGEAGDDRISGQEGDDMLLGGIGNDMINGGEGRDWIAGNAGNDSLWGANGDDTLSGNEGDDQLVGGGQIGDVLSPGIGNNQVWA, encoded by the coding sequence ATGCAGGACCACACTCAGCCGCCACAACTCGAATCGTTGGATTCTCGGATTGTTCCCGCTGCGGGGGCAACCTTGAATCAGGGAGTGCTGGTGATCGAAGGCACCAATCAGAACGACATTATCCATGTGCTGAATTCGCCGACGAATGCGGCGCAATTGGTGGTGTCGCGTCGGGTTGGGTCAGGCCCGACTGAATTTGCCTATTTTGCCAAAGCAGCCGTCAACGCGATCGATGTCCGGGCGCATGGCGGGAACGATCAAGTCAATATCGGCGTCAGCACGCGAGCGTCGATCCAAGGTGGCGCGGGCAACGATATTCTCTGGGGCGGTGCCTTCCAGGACTCCATCGATGGCGGCATCGGTGACGATCGGATCTATGGACGCTCTGGGAACGACACGCTCCACGGCAATGATGGCAACGATTTGATTTTCGGCGATGCCGGGGATGATGCCATCAACGGAGGCAATGGCAACGATTCCCTCGTTGGCGGGGTCGGCAATGATACGCTCCGCGGTCTCGCGGGAGCGGACCTGATGTGGGGTGAAGCCGGCAACGATTCGCTCTTTGGCGGCACGGAAAACGACACCCTCTACGGCGGCGATGGCGATGATCGCCTCGAGGGGGAAGCTGGCAATGACTTCCTGCTGGGCCAAACCGGCAACGACATTCTTGGAGGCGGAGCCGGGAACGATTCCATTCAGGGCGACGAAGGCAGCGACTCCATCTGGGGCGGTGACGGCAACGATGTCATCACCGGCGGTCTCGGAAACGACCTCGTGGATGGGGAAGCCGGAGATGATCGCATCAGCGGTCAAGAAGGCGATGATATGCTGCTGGGCGGCATCGGCAACGACATGATTAACGGTGGCGAAGGCCGCGATTGGATCGCCGGGAACGCTGGAAATGACTCGCTGTGGGGTGCCAACGGCGATGACACGCTTTCCGGGAATGAAGGCGACGATCAACTGGTCGGCGGTGGTCAAATCGGCGATGTGTTGAGCCCCGGTATTGGCAACAACCAAGTCTGGGCATGA
- a CDS encoding MFS transporter, whose translation MIFITMIVAVLLYLDRICLSTAGVSIQQDLKISEKELEWVLGSFFITYALAQLPAGWLGDRYGARWMLTAYLMLWSLCTGLSGIVTGLTGLLVLRLACGLFEAGAYPVAAGVVTRWTPLSGRGLASGIIAVGGRIGGAIAPALTGFLMIWWAGGAQSPELVTSWRPVMMLYGIVGIIVGVIFWAIYRDWPRQHPLVNEQEVTLIEGNHPPRMNRKSLELPPLRQMLTNRSLWANSFVQFSSNLGWAFLVTSLPLYLRDAHQTELQNAGLKQSIPLFMGIGGLLFGGILTDWITRRTGLRWSRSIPSILSRFIVGLGFLGCAFLQAEWQVLVMLAIIGFATDMATPSVWAYGQDVARNHVGAVVGWANMIGNFGAAASPIVMGEIRRSFHDPVTGWRMAFFSFAALQIAATVAAFWIDASKPLVPTTESPSTDSESKNPTP comes from the coding sequence ATGATCTTCATCACGATGATTGTGGCGGTTTTGCTGTATTTAGACCGCATTTGTTTGAGCACCGCCGGCGTCTCCATCCAACAAGATTTGAAGATTTCTGAAAAAGAACTGGAATGGGTGTTGGGTTCCTTTTTCATCACCTACGCGCTGGCGCAACTTCCGGCGGGATGGTTGGGCGATCGATATGGCGCGCGATGGATGTTAACCGCGTACCTCATGTTATGGTCATTGTGTACGGGATTGTCGGGAATTGTAACCGGCTTAACTGGACTGTTAGTCTTACGATTAGCATGCGGATTATTTGAAGCCGGCGCATATCCTGTCGCGGCAGGGGTGGTGACGCGCTGGACTCCCCTGTCTGGGCGCGGATTGGCCAGCGGCATCATCGCCGTGGGCGGGCGCATCGGCGGAGCAATCGCCCCGGCATTGACCGGATTTCTCATGATCTGGTGGGCAGGTGGCGCGCAATCGCCGGAACTCGTGACATCTTGGCGACCAGTCATGATGTTATACGGAATTGTCGGCATTATTGTCGGTGTGATTTTTTGGGCCATCTATCGTGATTGGCCGCGGCAACATCCGTTAGTCAACGAACAAGAAGTGACGTTGATCGAAGGCAATCACCCGCCGCGAATGAATCGCAAATCGTTGGAACTCCCCCCCCTGCGGCAGATGCTCACCAATCGGAGTCTCTGGGCGAACTCCTTTGTTCAATTTAGTTCCAATTTAGGTTGGGCCTTTCTCGTCACATCGCTCCCATTATATTTAAGAGATGCCCATCAAACCGAACTTCAAAATGCCGGTTTGAAACAGAGCATTCCGTTATTCATGGGCATTGGCGGATTGTTATTCGGTGGCATCCTCACGGATTGGATCACACGGCGAACCGGGTTGCGTTGGAGCCGCTCGATTCCCTCCATTCTCTCGCGGTTCATCGTCGGGCTAGGCTTTCTGGGGTGCGCATTTCTGCAAGCGGAATGGCAAGTGCTGGTCATGCTGGCCATCATTGGCTTTGCGACAGATATGGCGACGCCATCGGTTTGGGCATATGGTCAGGATGTTGCCCGCAACCATGTCGGCGCGGTGGTTGGCTGGGCGAATATGATCGGCAACTTTGGAGCCGCCGCTTCGCCGATCGTCATGGGCGAGATTCGTCGCTCGTTCCACGATCCGGTGACCGGCTGGCGAATGGCGTTCTTCAGTTTCGCCGCCTTGCAGATCGCCGCGACCGTCGCCGCATTCTGGATCGACGCCAGTAAGCCGCTGGTACCCACCACCGAATCCCCATCTACCGATTCGGAATCCAAGAACCCGACACCGTGA
- a CDS encoding IclR family transcriptional regulator: MESSQLVKVFGLLEATADRPEGRTLADLAAEVSLAKPTAHRLLKTLVALGYMERCGNGIYRQTPAIKRIVTGDDDRRLVQVAEPFLKQLHEQTQETVNLGVLRVGRVVYLHVLESPHPLRRIVNPNMTDPFACTALGRAIVAHLPADRQQFLLNTTPIERRTPHTVVEMDALKQILVQTKELGYAVEENQTDLGVMCIGVPVFDGTEPMAAISISLPTLRATPERIPELLASLQATAKELGEKVRFRYAESPPLEV; encoded by the coding sequence ATGGAATCGTCGCAACTGGTCAAGGTGTTTGGATTGCTCGAAGCGACAGCGGATCGACCGGAAGGGCGAACGTTGGCGGATTTAGCCGCCGAGGTTTCCCTGGCCAAACCGACCGCACACCGCTTGCTGAAAACCTTGGTGGCGTTGGGATATATGGAACGGTGCGGCAACGGGATCTATCGCCAAACTCCGGCGATCAAGCGGATTGTCACCGGAGATGACGACCGCCGATTGGTGCAGGTTGCCGAGCCATTTTTGAAACAATTGCATGAGCAAACGCAGGAGACGGTGAATCTCGGCGTGTTGCGTGTGGGGCGGGTGGTCTATCTGCATGTGCTGGAAAGCCCTCATCCGCTGCGTCGGATTGTGAACCCGAATATGACCGACCCGTTTGCGTGTACCGCATTGGGCCGCGCGATTGTGGCACACCTGCCTGCCGATCGCCAGCAGTTTTTGCTGAATACGACACCGATCGAACGCCGCACACCGCACACGGTCGTGGAGATGGATGCGCTCAAACAAATCTTGGTGCAAACCAAGGAACTGGGCTACGCCGTCGAAGAAAATCAAACCGATCTTGGTGTGATGTGCATTGGTGTCCCGGTTTTTGATGGCACAGAGCCAATGGCGGCGATTAGTATTTCGCTACCGACACTCCGGGCCACTCCCGAACGCATTCCCGAACTGCTCGCCTCGCTGCAAGCGACCGCGAAAGAACTCGGGGAGAAAGTCCGATTCCGATACGCGGAATCCCCGCCGCTTGAGGTGTAA
- a CDS encoding dipeptidase — MLLFDGHLDLAYNAIDWNRDLRQSVEDIRAQETLAGMNDLGRRRNTVTFPELRKAQVGLCMATTCTRLESASIAHPFGKTSPQAVYAMAVAHLAYYRAMERGGWMKMLRTRGDLQTHADAYLRDPESTPLGYILHMECADAVLTPDDIHAWFDDGLRTIGLTHYGVNRYGGGTRSEVGLTTDAIPLLKSIESLGMILDMTHLSDVAFWQAADRFSGRIMATHQNARALCNWQRQFPDDQLKHVIQRDGVIGVALDAIMIQPGYVRGQTIPEVTLDDLVNHMDHICQLAGNCRNVGIGSDLDGGFGTEQTPKDLDTIADLQRLPERLMNRGYSETDIRAIMSGNWIRFFSEALPE, encoded by the coding sequence ATGTTGTTGTTCGATGGTCATTTGGATCTGGCATACAATGCCATCGATTGGAACCGCGATCTGCGTCAGAGTGTCGAAGACATTCGAGCGCAAGAGACCCTCGCGGGAATGAATGACCTCGGACGACGCCGAAACACCGTTACCTTTCCCGAGCTTCGCAAGGCGCAAGTCGGGCTGTGCATGGCCACGACTTGCACGCGGCTCGAATCGGCCTCGATCGCGCATCCGTTCGGCAAGACATCGCCGCAAGCGGTGTATGCCATGGCGGTTGCGCATCTGGCTTACTATCGTGCCATGGAACGCGGCGGCTGGATGAAGATGCTGCGGACGCGCGGCGATCTGCAAACGCACGCCGATGCCTATCTTCGCGATCCAGAATCGACGCCGTTGGGCTACATTCTGCATATGGAATGCGCCGATGCGGTGCTGACGCCGGATGACATTCACGCTTGGTTTGACGATGGACTGCGCACGATTGGCCTAACCCATTATGGGGTCAATCGTTATGGCGGTGGCACTCGAAGCGAAGTCGGACTGACGACGGATGCGATTCCGCTGCTGAAGTCGATCGAATCGCTCGGGATGATCCTCGATATGACGCATCTTTCGGATGTGGCATTCTGGCAAGCCGCCGATCGATTTTCGGGCCGAATCATGGCCACCCACCAGAATGCCCGCGCGCTCTGCAATTGGCAGCGGCAATTCCCCGACGATCAACTCAAGCATGTGATCCAACGCGATGGTGTGATTGGGGTTGCGCTCGATGCGATCATGATTCAGCCGGGCTATGTTCGCGGTCAGACCATCCCGGAAGTGACGCTCGACGATCTGGTCAACCACATGGATCATATTTGTCAACTGGCTGGCAATTGTCGCAATGTTGGAATTGGCAGCGATCTCGATGGCGGATTCGGGACCGAACAAACGCCCAAAGATCTTGACACGATTGCCGACCTGCAACGATTGCCTGAACGATTGATGAATCGCGGATACTCGGAAACCGATATTCGTGCGATTATGTCTGGAAATTGGATTCGCTTCTTCTCCGAAGCATTGCCCGAGTAA